A genomic segment from Aegilops tauschii subsp. strangulata cultivar AL8/78 chromosome 1, Aet v6.0, whole genome shotgun sequence encodes:
- the LOC141040691 gene encoding uncharacterized protein has protein sequence MVTPLRAMAPGDADPSPGGASGSQPGLGGSGDDVIFVREAPGPTPPTRAAQGGQTEPVLAWSAEGEPAAGAEVAVQVPPSWRAGKAASEPHKAASEPRPAVGSSSSARDAEAASATSGWTPGRGTAVVNIAAQDVRTRLQNQAATLRQFTDEFLATRAAIRDYHNLRAAAFNSQARKLTQKTADLTESRAANASLRAQLGKSQTALRAKDAELAALVQERDRLVKKLADQEESHKAALKAAQDREAALQAEFETEAAA, from the exons atggtcacccccctgcgcgccatggcgcctggggacgcggatccctcgccagggggagccagcggttcccagccgggtctgggcgggagcggcgacgacgtcatcttcgtgagggaggcgccggggccgactcctccgactagggcggcccaaggcggtcaGACCGAGCCTGTGCTCGCAtggtcggcggagggcgagccggccgcgggagctgagGTGGCAGTCCAGGTTCCGCCAAGCTggcgcgcagggaaggccgcgtcggagccgcataaggcggcgtcggagccacggccggccgtgggctccagctcgtcggcccgagacgcggaggcggccagcgctacctccgggtggacgccaggcagagggacagccgtggtgaacatcgctgcacaagatgtccggacccggctccagaaCCAAGCCGCgacgctgaggcagttcaccgacgaattcctcgccacgcgggcagccatccgg gactaccacaacctccgagcggccgccttcaactcccaggctcggaagctgacgcagaagaccgccgatctcactgaaagccgag cagccaacgccagtctgagggcacagctggggaagtcccagactgctcttcgtgccaaggacgcggagcttgccgccttggtgcaggagcgcgaccgcctggtcaagaagctggccgaccaggaggaaagccacaaggcggcgctgaaggccgcgcaggaccgcgaagccgccctccaggccgagttcgagacggaggcggccgcctag